A region from the Neurospora crassa OR74A linkage group V, whole genome shotgun sequence genome encodes:
- the stk-46 gene encoding serine/threonine protein kinase — translation MNNRERHVPAGPRGETQSPTRRKENSSPFKINAFRRPTEDPPMLSASSSNNHSLFSFGSRNGNEDGSSTNTAFEFLPSVSFDDLQSSLELAHYSTPPGQNSSPESMGSHSDISINATGARVAVQQPAPTRTARSGSILRRPSITNGTSRQAGLGTTASNTSGVTTPTAPAAIRTRRPNHYPPVSSTNNTMKAPRRSAGSDVLGNSDAEARRRRPSVASLGERNGTEPVRTSVSVDGGPRPMPESTRTSKARSVQPPPRGSDGATLAHDLSALSLGSGSSPVTFPRSPKTAVKAPVPSSTKRISVMPGVPHTSHATGLGARTVSPTDTKLMKRMSHNQPSQAPAPVPTAPMPLATSRPSSRSPSMLPRKIPTPASSRTTPDVSIRKSYSSGLSAASANSYNTVRSSTGSMQPRVPQSGNTRLPAPKGVPPQNTANGEEEEEVPPVPAIPKLYDSPGELSFLDKRKSNRAFDTSSINSTSTGSVSGAQLTDPPPAKLHRKPSQRKSVHTSTVDKKSSSANSKKNLQPLRLPPLALGPLSTTTAAKIAALQEQNASDRSLSPPPGRQIAKTPSTPMTASRSAYFTTTRNEDKPTVQHLRSTSTINRGKGGSMDSYSSNESMGGVVSNVMPQSGMSPYILSSAVKGGNQESTYSNRPKTGDPDASVPTQKPSGPRAPKPAAAKSSTAKSPPPPTDPEEPPTPSSIGTSIRRKLSLSWKRSASKNGNNRPEKVDSSSVRHDSMPPPRIPISATLGSMPSTTKAPSPTPSSKSNGTGTYLESRRRKSSASSLNAIVAGDRHRGEAAAGKKESSLDTVAERSIHTYSSAQKILKPKSSGATLSQPRDVWTADLDKDDMVAEEEMKKLGSRRKETEMAARTLDALRKRATAKERVGPQEALRIAVLNIYERGEIVDYKDVYFCGTQNAAKVVGNVQSDLPNFGYDDERGDYSIIIGDHLAYRYEIIDVLGKGSFGQVVRCIDHKTGVLVAVKIIRNKKRFHQQALVEVNILQKLREWDPKNKHSMVNFTHSFYFRGHLCISTELLDMNLYEFIKSNAFRGFSLKLIRRFTKQMLSSLLLLKQHKVIHCDLKPENILLRHPLHSEIKVIDFGSSCFENEKVYTYIQSRFYRSPEVILGMTYGLPIDMWSLGCILAELFTGVPIFPGENEQEQLACIMEVFGPPEKHLIEKSTRKKLFFDSSGKPRLTVSSKGRRRRPSSKTLQQVLKCDDQPFLDFIARCLRWDPDRRMKPEEAVRHEFITGQKTPPSSSMPVPRLASTRESSPSKRVQNLNGGPRPLPEPPAAAVTTRTSLRSGVVSSGMPQGPLKPTLASGMLPSSRKVSGVTASASGATSGVKRASGGTTGSTAGGFNSGNVGSNGSSLPRAAIRTTSARQQQQQDLAAAGATAAMMSRRA, via the exons ATGAACAATAGGGAGCGGCACGTTCCCGCTGGCCCCAGAGGGGAAACCCAGTCACCCACCAG GCGCAAGGAAAACTCCAGTCCCTTCAAAATTAACGCTTTCCGTCGACCTACCGAGGATCCTCCGATGCTGAGCGCCTCCTCGTCCAACAACCATTCATTGTTCTCCTTTGGCAGCCGGAATGGTAACGAAGACGGATCATCGACAAATACAGCATTCGAATTCTTGCCCTCGGTGAGCTTCGACGATCTTCAGAGCAGCCTCGAGTTGGCCCACTACTCAACACCACCTGGTCAAAATTCTTCACCCGAAAGCATGGGGAGCCATTCCGACATTTCCATCAATGCCACCGGCGCGAGAGTCGCGGTCCAGCAGCCGGCCCCGACGCGGACCGCCAGAAGCGGGTCAATTTTGAGAAGACCCAGTATAACCAATGGCACAAGTAGACAGGCAGGCTTAGGAACAACAGCATCCAACACTTCGGGTGTTACGACTCCTACCGCTCCGGCCGCCATCCGCACCCGTCGTCCGAACCACTACCCCCCAGTTTCAAGTACGAACAATACGATGAAAGCTCCCAGGCGGTCGGCTGGATCTGACGTGCTCGGTAACTCGGATGCGGAGGCACGAAGACGAAGGCCAAGTGTCGCCTCACTCGGGGAGCGAAATGGAACAGAGCCGGTTCGCACGTCAGTGTCCGTAGACGGAGGGCCCCGTCCCATGCCCGAGTCAACGCGAACTTCCAAGGCGAGATCTGTGCAACCACCGCCCCGGGGCAGCGATGGTGCTACACTAGCCCACGACTTGAGCGCCCTTAGCTTGGGTTCCGGTAGCTCACCTGTGACATTTCCACGCTCCCCGAAGACTGCGGTCAAGGCGCCAGTTCCATCCTCGACCAAGAGGATATCTGTTATGCCTGGTGTTCCTCATACTTCACATGCAACAGGCTTAGGTGCCAGGACGGTCAGCCCGACGGATACGAAATTGATGAAGCGGATGTCCCATAACCAACCCTCCCAAGCGCCAGCTCCAGTGCCAACAGCTCCGATGCCATTAGCTACATCACGTCCTTCGTCTCGTTCTCCATCCATGTTGCCGCGCAAGATCCCAACGCCAGCTTCCTCTCGGACTACCCCGGACGTGAGCATCAGAAAATCCTACAGCTCGGGTCTTTCGGCTGCGTCAGcaaatagctataatacCGTACGATCATCGACTGGCTCTATGCAACCGCGTGTCCCGCAAAGCGGCAACACTAGGCTACCTGCTCCCAAGGGTGTGCCTCCGCAGAATACGGCGAacggcgaggaagaggaagaggtccCCCCAGTTCCAGCAATACCAAAGCTGTACGACTCGCCCGGGGAACTGTCGTTTTTGGACAAGCGCAAGTCCAATAGAGCATTTGATACGAGTAGCATCAATAGCACTTCTACAGGGAGCGTATCTGGGGCACAGCTGACTGACCCACCGCCTGCTAAGCTGCACCGCAAACCGAGCCAACGAAAGTCCGTACACACTTCGACTGTGGATAAGAAGTCCTCTTCCGCAAACTCAAAGAAAAACCTGCAGCCTCTTCGTCTGCCCCCTCTTGCTCTAGGACCGTTGAGCACTACAACTGCTGCCAAAATTGCGGCGCTTCAGGAGCAGAATGCATCAGACAGGagtctttctcctcctcctggcaGGCAGATTGCAAAGACGCCGTCGACGCCCATGACCGCGTCAAGAAGCGCCTACTTCACCACAACACGAAATGAGGATAAGCCTACAGTGCAGCATCTCAGGAGTACAAGCACAATTAATCGAGGAAAGGGCGGTAGTATGGACTCCTACAGCTCAAACGAGTCAATGGGGGGAGTGGTGTCGAATGTGATGCCACAGTCAGGGATGTCGCCATATATTTTGTCTTCTGCGGTAAAGGGGGGGAATCAGGAGTCGACATACTCCAATCGACCAAAAACAGGGGATCCCGATGCATCTGTTCCAACCCAGAAACCCTCTGGACCGCGAGCCCCGAAGCCTGCTGCCGCAAAGTCATCAACCGCGAAATCACCCCCACCTCCCACTGACCCGGAAGAGCCACCGACTCCATCGTCAATTGGCACCTCTATCAGACGGAAATTGAGTCTATCATGGAAACGAAGTGCATCCAAGAACGGCAACAATCGGCCTGAAAAGGTGGATTCAAGCAGTGTCAGACATGATTCTATGCCACCCCCAAGGATCCCGATATCGGCAACTTTGGGTAGCATGCCTTCAACCACGAAAGCCCCAAGCCCGACGCCTTCATCAAAATCGAATGGAACCGGGACATACTTGGAGTCTAGGAGACGGAAGAGCTCAGCCTCGAGCCTCAATGCCATTGTTGCAGGGGACCGTCATCGTGGCGAGGCGGCGGCAGGCAAGAAGGAATCTAGTCTAGACACGGTGGCAGAGCGATCGATTCATACGTATAGCTCGGCGCAAAAGATTCTCAAGCCGAAGAGTTCAGGTGCGACTCTGAGCCAACCCCGTGACGTCTGGACGGCCGATCTCGACAAGGATGATATGGTGGCCgaggaagagatgaagaAACTCGGGTCGCGGCGTAAGGAAACGGAAATGGCGGCTCGGACGCTCGATGCCTTGCGCAAGCGTGCAACTGCCAAGGAACGCGTTGGTCCTCAGGAAGCCCTCAGGATTGCCGTTCTAAACATTTACGAACGCGGCGAAATTGTGGATTACAAGGACGTCTACTTCTGCGGTACTCAGAATGCGGCCAAGGTCGTTGGTAACGTTCAATCGGACCTTCCCAACTTTGGGTACGATGATGAGCGAGGAGACTACTCGATTATTATCGGCGATCATCTTGCATACAGATATGAAATCATTGATGTTCTTGGAAAGGGTAGCTTCGGGCAGGTTGTTCGATGCATCGATCATAAGACTGGCGTCCTTGTGGCCGTCAAAATCATCCGAAACAAGAAGCGGTTCCACCAGCAGGCTCTTGTGGAAGTCAATATCCTGCAGAAGCTTCGCGAATGG GACCCCAAGAATAAGCACAGCATGGTGAATTTCACCCACAGCTTCTATTTCCGTGGGCATCTCTGCATTTCCACCGAATTACTTGATATGAATCTTTACGAGTTTATCAAGTCCAACGCTTTCCGGGGCTTCTCTCTCAAGTTGATTCGGCGGTTCACTAAACAAATGCTCAGCTCACTGCTTCTGCTCAAGCAGCACAAGGTTATTCATTGCGACTTGAAGCCAGAAAACATCCTTCTGCGACACCCTCTACACTCGGAGATCAAGGTCATTGATTTTGGTTCCAGCTGTTTCGAAAACGAGAAGGTTTATACTTACATTCAGTCACGCTTTTACCGATCCCCCGAGGTTATCCTGGGTATGACCTATGGCCTTCCCATTGATATGTGGTCGCTGGGCTGCATTCTGGCGGAACTCTTCACTGGAGTTCCCATTTTCCCTGGCGAGAACGAGCAGGAACAGCTGGCATGCATCATGGAAGTATTCGGGCCTCCGGAGAAGCACCTCATTGAAAAGTCAACACGCAAGAAACTCTTCTTCGATAGCTCTGGCAAGCCGCGTCTTACCGTCTCCTCGAagggccgccgccgccgcccctcTTCCAAGACCTTGCAGCAGGTTCTCAAGTGCGATGATCAACCATTCTTGGATTTCATTGCTCGATGCCTCAGGTGGGATCCGGATAGAAGAATGAAGCCCGAAGAAGCCGTACGACATGAGTTCATCACCGGACAAAAGACTCCGCCCTCGTCTTCCATGCCAGTGCCACGCCTTGCATCGACGCGGGAATCATCCCCAAGCAAGCGTGTACAGAATCTGAACGGAGGACCTCGCCCGCTGCCGGAGCCGCCGGCCGCCGCTGTCACCACCAGAACCTCACTACGGTCAGGAGTTGTCAGTTCTGGTATGCCTCAGGGTCCTTTAAAACCCACTCTTGCTAGTGGTATGTTGCCTTCCTCCCGTAAGGTCTCTGGCGTGACGGCTTCGGCTAGTGGGGCAACGTCTGGCGTGAAAAGAGCAAGTGGAGGTACAACTGGCTCAACAGCTGGCGGTTTCAACTCCGGAAATGTTGGTTCCAATGGGAGCAGTCTACCGCGAGCGGCGATTCGTACCACGAGTGCccggcagcaacagcaacaagatcTCGCAGCCGCAGGGGCCACAGCAGCCATGATGAGCCGCAGGGCCTAG
- the pex24 gene encoding peroxin-24 Pex24-Penicillium chrysogenum, variant, producing MDDLAAAFLGQGDDASIQEEDDGQQGSGSGTDSTTTARTLRQGILKAANLQDKLLEKLLAQVIPVDDGQPHGSGEPGGANEPSAFGERPGFTVGAMSNNFRRFNARIGVVFKFQAKALRVLSWRRPTHTLSLLAVYTFVCLDPYLIFVLPLAIALFGIFVPSFIARHPAPASSSEAHAVRNLGYSPRGPPLAPARTFKPTKELSRDFFRNLGDLQNVMDDYSVAHDKIIALVVPKTNFSDEALSSAIFVLLCGACALMTVTAHLIPWRYICLVAGWLAISSNHPTVSRLIGEWQAQYLGGEKEPSATAQAVHDNDKKLEQIQNHPPGPSPDSSLAAERAFDAWVRSDIILDDAPETREVEIFELQRLSDTSGEWEPWLFSPSPYDPLSAARIAGDRPTGTRFFEDVLPPEGWEWSGKKWALDLWSREWVEERIITGVEVETEGERWVYDIYNEHENGVNGSDNGDLGAALGDGDYETPVRSQDQSRYTPKIGPTISWEEGEEGMGRRGSWRRRRWVRMVKRKNVNAASN from the exons ATGGACGATTTAGCTGCTGCCTTTCTCGGTCAGGGGGATGACGCCTCGatccaggaggaggatgacggccAACagggctccggctccggcaccGACTCGACCACCACGGCCCGGACATTGCGACAGGGAATTCTCAAGGCAGCCAACTTGCAAGACAAGCTCCTGGAGAA ACTCCTCGCCCAAGTCATCCCCGTAGACGATGGCCAGCCTCATGGCAGCGGCGAGCCCGGCGGGGCCAACGAACCCTCGGCCTTCGGCGAACGGCCGGGCTTCACGGTAGGCGCCATGTCCAACAACTTTCGACGTTTCAACGCGCGTATCGGGGTTGTCTTCAAATTCCAAGCCAAAGCCTTGCGCGTGTTGTCATGGCGACGGCCCACGCACACCTTGTCCCTCCTAGCCGTGTACACCTTTGTCTGCCTAGACCCCTACTTGATCTTCGTTCTCCCGCTCGCCATCGCCTTATTCGGCATCTTCGTCCCCTCCTTCATCGCACGACACCCAgcccccgcctcctcctccgaagcGCACGCGGTGCGCAACCTGGGCTACTCTCCTCGCGGCCCGCCCCTGGCACCCGCGCGCACGTTCAAGCCGACCAAGGAGCTGTCGCGCGACTTCTTCCGCAACCTTGGCGACTTGCAGAACGTTATGGACGACTACAGCGTCGCCCACGACAAGATCATTGCCTTGGTGGTCCCCAAAACCAACTTCTCGGACGAGGCTTTGTCGTCCGCCATTTTCGTTTTGCTCTGCGGCGCGTGCGCCCTCATGACCGTCACCGCCCACCTGATTCCCTGGCGCTATATCTGTCTGGTCGCTGGCTGGCTCGCCATCTCGTCCAACCACCCCACCGTTTCCCGACTGATTGGTGAGTGGCAGGCGCAGTATctaggaggagaaaaagaaccGAGCGCGACGGCGCAGGCCGTgcacgacaacgacaagaaACTGGAACAGATACAGAACCATCCGCCCGGCCCCAGCCCTGATTCATCGTTAGCAGCCGAACGCGCCTTCGACGCCTGGGTCCGCTCGGATATCATCCTGGACGACGCACCGGAGACGCGCGAGGTGGAGATCTTTGAGCTGCAGCGCCTCAGCGATACCAGCGGTGAGTGGGAGCCGTGGCTATTCAGCCCGTCGCCGTACGACCCCCTATCTGCGGCGCGGATTGCGGGCGACCGGCCGACGGGGACGCGCTTCTTTGAGGATGTGTTGCCGCCTGAGGGGTGGGAGTGGAGCGGGAAGAAGTGGGCGTTGGATCTCTGGAGCAGGGAGTGGGTGGAAGAACGGATTATCACTGGGGTTGAGGTCGAGACGGAAGGGGAGAGGTGGGTGTATGATATTTATAATGAGCATGAGAATGGCGTGAATGGCAGTGACAATGGTGACCTGGGGGCGGCGTTGGGGGATGGGGATTACGAGACACCGGTCAGGAGTCAAGATCAGAGTCGGTATACGCCCAAGATTGGACCCACGATCAgttgggaggaaggggaggagggaatgGGTCGGAGGGGAAGTTGGCGGAGGCGAAGGTGGGTAaggatggtgaagaggaagaatgtCAATGCAGCGTCCAATTAG
- the stk-46 gene encoding serine/threonine protein kinase, variant: protein MLSASSSNNHSLFSFGSRNGNEDGSSTNTAFEFLPSVSFDDLQSSLELAHYSTPPGQNSSPESMGSHSDISINATGARVAVQQPAPTRTARSGSILRRPSITNGTSRQAGLGTTASNTSGVTTPTAPAAIRTRRPNHYPPVSSTNNTMKAPRRSAGSDVLGNSDAEARRRRPSVASLGERNGTEPVRTSVSVDGGPRPMPESTRTSKARSVQPPPRGSDGATLAHDLSALSLGSGSSPVTFPRSPKTAVKAPVPSSTKRISVMPGVPHTSHATGLGARTVSPTDTKLMKRMSHNQPSQAPAPVPTAPMPLATSRPSSRSPSMLPRKIPTPASSRTTPDVSIRKSYSSGLSAASANSYNTVRSSTGSMQPRVPQSGNTRLPAPKGVPPQNTANGEEEEEVPPVPAIPKLYDSPGELSFLDKRKSNRAFDTSSINSTSTGSVSGAQLTDPPPAKLHRKPSQRKSVHTSTVDKKSSSANSKKNLQPLRLPPLALGPLSTTTAAKIAALQEQNASDRSLSPPPGRQIAKTPSTPMTASRSAYFTTTRNEDKPTVQHLRSTSTINRGKGGSMDSYSSNESMGGVVSNVMPQSGMSPYILSSAVKGGNQESTYSNRPKTGDPDASVPTQKPSGPRAPKPAAAKSSTAKSPPPPTDPEEPPTPSSIGTSIRRKLSLSWKRSASKNGNNRPEKVDSSSVRHDSMPPPRIPISATLGSMPSTTKAPSPTPSSKSNGTGTYLESRRRKSSASSLNAIVAGDRHRGEAAAGKKESSLDTVAERSIHTYSSAQKILKPKSSGATLSQPRDVWTADLDKDDMVAEEEMKKLGSRRKETEMAARTLDALRKRATAKERVGPQEALRIAVLNIYERGEIVDYKDVYFCGTQNAAKVVGNVQSDLPNFGYDDERGDYSIIIGDHLAYRYEIIDVLGKGSFGQVVRCIDHKTGVLVAVKIIRNKKRFHQQALVEVNILQKLREWDPKNKHSMVNFTHSFYFRGHLCISTELLDMNLYEFIKSNAFRGFSLKLIRRFTKQMLSSLLLLKQHKVIHCDLKPENILLRHPLHSEIKVIDFGSSCFENEKVYTYIQSRFYRSPEVILGMTYGLPIDMWSLGCILAELFTGVPIFPGENEQEQLACIMEVFGPPEKHLIEKSTRKKLFFDSSGKPRLTVSSKGRRRRPSSKTLQQVLKCDDQPFLDFIARCLRWDPDRRMKPEEAVRHEFITGQKTPPSSSMPVPRLASTRESSPSKRVQNLNGGPRPLPEPPAAAVTTRTSLRSGVVSSGMPQGPLKPTLASGMLPSSRKVSGVTASASGATSGVKRASGGTTGSTAGGFNSGNVGSNGSSLPRAAIRTTSARQQQQQDLAAAGATAAMMSRRA, encoded by the exons ATGCTGAGCGCCTCCTCGTCCAACAACCATTCATTGTTCTCCTTTGGCAGCCGGAATGGTAACGAAGACGGATCATCGACAAATACAGCATTCGAATTCTTGCCCTCGGTGAGCTTCGACGATCTTCAGAGCAGCCTCGAGTTGGCCCACTACTCAACACCACCTGGTCAAAATTCTTCACCCGAAAGCATGGGGAGCCATTCCGACATTTCCATCAATGCCACCGGCGCGAGAGTCGCGGTCCAGCAGCCGGCCCCGACGCGGACCGCCAGAAGCGGGTCAATTTTGAGAAGACCCAGTATAACCAATGGCACAAGTAGACAGGCAGGCTTAGGAACAACAGCATCCAACACTTCGGGTGTTACGACTCCTACCGCTCCGGCCGCCATCCGCACCCGTCGTCCGAACCACTACCCCCCAGTTTCAAGTACGAACAATACGATGAAAGCTCCCAGGCGGTCGGCTGGATCTGACGTGCTCGGTAACTCGGATGCGGAGGCACGAAGACGAAGGCCAAGTGTCGCCTCACTCGGGGAGCGAAATGGAACAGAGCCGGTTCGCACGTCAGTGTCCGTAGACGGAGGGCCCCGTCCCATGCCCGAGTCAACGCGAACTTCCAAGGCGAGATCTGTGCAACCACCGCCCCGGGGCAGCGATGGTGCTACACTAGCCCACGACTTGAGCGCCCTTAGCTTGGGTTCCGGTAGCTCACCTGTGACATTTCCACGCTCCCCGAAGACTGCGGTCAAGGCGCCAGTTCCATCCTCGACCAAGAGGATATCTGTTATGCCTGGTGTTCCTCATACTTCACATGCAACAGGCTTAGGTGCCAGGACGGTCAGCCCGACGGATACGAAATTGATGAAGCGGATGTCCCATAACCAACCCTCCCAAGCGCCAGCTCCAGTGCCAACAGCTCCGATGCCATTAGCTACATCACGTCCTTCGTCTCGTTCTCCATCCATGTTGCCGCGCAAGATCCCAACGCCAGCTTCCTCTCGGACTACCCCGGACGTGAGCATCAGAAAATCCTACAGCTCGGGTCTTTCGGCTGCGTCAGcaaatagctataatacCGTACGATCATCGACTGGCTCTATGCAACCGCGTGTCCCGCAAAGCGGCAACACTAGGCTACCTGCTCCCAAGGGTGTGCCTCCGCAGAATACGGCGAacggcgaggaagaggaagaggtccCCCCAGTTCCAGCAATACCAAAGCTGTACGACTCGCCCGGGGAACTGTCGTTTTTGGACAAGCGCAAGTCCAATAGAGCATTTGATACGAGTAGCATCAATAGCACTTCTACAGGGAGCGTATCTGGGGCACAGCTGACTGACCCACCGCCTGCTAAGCTGCACCGCAAACCGAGCCAACGAAAGTCCGTACACACTTCGACTGTGGATAAGAAGTCCTCTTCCGCAAACTCAAAGAAAAACCTGCAGCCTCTTCGTCTGCCCCCTCTTGCTCTAGGACCGTTGAGCACTACAACTGCTGCCAAAATTGCGGCGCTTCAGGAGCAGAATGCATCAGACAGGagtctttctcctcctcctggcaGGCAGATTGCAAAGACGCCGTCGACGCCCATGACCGCGTCAAGAAGCGCCTACTTCACCACAACACGAAATGAGGATAAGCCTACAGTGCAGCATCTCAGGAGTACAAGCACAATTAATCGAGGAAAGGGCGGTAGTATGGACTCCTACAGCTCAAACGAGTCAATGGGGGGAGTGGTGTCGAATGTGATGCCACAGTCAGGGATGTCGCCATATATTTTGTCTTCTGCGGTAAAGGGGGGGAATCAGGAGTCGACATACTCCAATCGACCAAAAACAGGGGATCCCGATGCATCTGTTCCAACCCAGAAACCCTCTGGACCGCGAGCCCCGAAGCCTGCTGCCGCAAAGTCATCAACCGCGAAATCACCCCCACCTCCCACTGACCCGGAAGAGCCACCGACTCCATCGTCAATTGGCACCTCTATCAGACGGAAATTGAGTCTATCATGGAAACGAAGTGCATCCAAGAACGGCAACAATCGGCCTGAAAAGGTGGATTCAAGCAGTGTCAGACATGATTCTATGCCACCCCCAAGGATCCCGATATCGGCAACTTTGGGTAGCATGCCTTCAACCACGAAAGCCCCAAGCCCGACGCCTTCATCAAAATCGAATGGAACCGGGACATACTTGGAGTCTAGGAGACGGAAGAGCTCAGCCTCGAGCCTCAATGCCATTGTTGCAGGGGACCGTCATCGTGGCGAGGCGGCGGCAGGCAAGAAGGAATCTAGTCTAGACACGGTGGCAGAGCGATCGATTCATACGTATAGCTCGGCGCAAAAGATTCTCAAGCCGAAGAGTTCAGGTGCGACTCTGAGCCAACCCCGTGACGTCTGGACGGCCGATCTCGACAAGGATGATATGGTGGCCgaggaagagatgaagaAACTCGGGTCGCGGCGTAAGGAAACGGAAATGGCGGCTCGGACGCTCGATGCCTTGCGCAAGCGTGCAACTGCCAAGGAACGCGTTGGTCCTCAGGAAGCCCTCAGGATTGCCGTTCTAAACATTTACGAACGCGGCGAAATTGTGGATTACAAGGACGTCTACTTCTGCGGTACTCAGAATGCGGCCAAGGTCGTTGGTAACGTTCAATCGGACCTTCCCAACTTTGGGTACGATGATGAGCGAGGAGACTACTCGATTATTATCGGCGATCATCTTGCATACAGATATGAAATCATTGATGTTCTTGGAAAGGGTAGCTTCGGGCAGGTTGTTCGATGCATCGATCATAAGACTGGCGTCCTTGTGGCCGTCAAAATCATCCGAAACAAGAAGCGGTTCCACCAGCAGGCTCTTGTGGAAGTCAATATCCTGCAGAAGCTTCGCGAATGG GACCCCAAGAATAAGCACAGCATGGTGAATTTCACCCACAGCTTCTATTTCCGTGGGCATCTCTGCATTTCCACCGAATTACTTGATATGAATCTTTACGAGTTTATCAAGTCCAACGCTTTCCGGGGCTTCTCTCTCAAGTTGATTCGGCGGTTCACTAAACAAATGCTCAGCTCACTGCTTCTGCTCAAGCAGCACAAGGTTATTCATTGCGACTTGAAGCCAGAAAACATCCTTCTGCGACACCCTCTACACTCGGAGATCAAGGTCATTGATTTTGGTTCCAGCTGTTTCGAAAACGAGAAGGTTTATACTTACATTCAGTCACGCTTTTACCGATCCCCCGAGGTTATCCTGGGTATGACCTATGGCCTTCCCATTGATATGTGGTCGCTGGGCTGCATTCTGGCGGAACTCTTCACTGGAGTTCCCATTTTCCCTGGCGAGAACGAGCAGGAACAGCTGGCATGCATCATGGAAGTATTCGGGCCTCCGGAGAAGCACCTCATTGAAAAGTCAACACGCAAGAAACTCTTCTTCGATAGCTCTGGCAAGCCGCGTCTTACCGTCTCCTCGAagggccgccgccgccgcccctcTTCCAAGACCTTGCAGCAGGTTCTCAAGTGCGATGATCAACCATTCTTGGATTTCATTGCTCGATGCCTCAGGTGGGATCCGGATAGAAGAATGAAGCCCGAAGAAGCCGTACGACATGAGTTCATCACCGGACAAAAGACTCCGCCCTCGTCTTCCATGCCAGTGCCACGCCTTGCATCGACGCGGGAATCATCCCCAAGCAAGCGTGTACAGAATCTGAACGGAGGACCTCGCCCGCTGCCGGAGCCGCCGGCCGCCGCTGTCACCACCAGAACCTCACTACGGTCAGGAGTTGTCAGTTCTGGTATGCCTCAGGGTCCTTTAAAACCCACTCTTGCTAGTGGTATGTTGCCTTCCTCCCGTAAGGTCTCTGGCGTGACGGCTTCGGCTAGTGGGGCAACGTCTGGCGTGAAAAGAGCAAGTGGAGGTACAACTGGCTCAACAGCTGGCGGTTTCAACTCCGGAAATGTTGGTTCCAATGGGAGCAGTCTACCGCGAGCGGCGATTCGTACCACGAGTGCccggcagcaacagcaacaagatcTCGCAGCCGCAGGGGCCACAGCAGCCATGATGAGCCGCAGGGCCTAG